The following proteins are encoded in a genomic region of Nicotiana sylvestris chromosome 4, ASM39365v2, whole genome shotgun sequence:
- the LOC138890018 gene encoding uncharacterized protein has translation MFLMLYACRYDKILPNELIATSSPSPFTAWGMDVIGLIETTASNEHSFILVAIDYIIKWVEAASYKAVTKKVIADFVKDCIVCRFGVPMTDNATNLNNDLMKAMCETFKIDHKNSTA, from the coding sequence atgttTTTAATGCTGtatgcatgccgatatgataaaataCTTCCAAACGAGCTCattgcaacaagctcaccttcgCCATTcactgcctggggaatggatgttattggtctgaTTGAGACCACTGCTTCAAACGAACATAgctttattctggtagccattgattatatcataaaatgggtagaggctgcatcttacaaagctgtgaccaagaaagtcatcgcagattttgtcaaagattgtattgtttgtcgattcggagttCCTATGACTGATAATGCCACAAATCTCAACaatgatctgatgaaagctatgtgtgaaactttcaaaatcgatcacaagaattccacagcctaa